A genomic region of Oryza glaberrima chromosome 1, OglaRS2, whole genome shotgun sequence contains the following coding sequences:
- the LOC127772618 gene encoding cinnamoyl-CoA reductase 1-like isoform X2 gives MVTGGEQMVCVTGAGGFIGSWLVKELLHRGYAVRAAVRDPEGRKNAHLHALERAKRRLSLHRADVLDCNSLRAAFNLCDGVFHVASPVSDDPELLPTAIEGTKNVINAAADMGIKRVVFTSSYGAAHMNPNRRSDQTLDETCWSDLEFCKQTQNWYCYAKTVAEKTATEEASKRGVQLLVVVPAVTVGEMLQPTLNASVYRVATYMRGTKKAYPNAVAAYVDVRDVARAHALVYEHPDARGRYLCIGSVLHRSEFVRLLRELFPQYPITTRCEDNSKPMVKPYQFSVQRLKALGMRFTPLKESLYETVISLQDKGHLPAISHRSAL, from the exons atggtcaccggcggcgagcagatGGTGTGCGTGACCGGCGCCGGTGGCTTCATCGGGTCGTGGCTGGTGAAGGAGCTCCTCCACCGCGGATACGCCGTGAGGGCAGCCGTGAGAGACCCTG AGGGCAGAAAGAATGCTCATTTGCATGCTCTGGAGAGAGCTAAAAGAAGGTTGTCCCTCCACAGAGCTGATGTGTTGGACTGCAACAGCCTTCGTGCTGCGTTCAACTTATGCGATGGTGTTTTCCACGTGGCATCACCAGTCTCAGATGACCCT GAACTTCTGCCAACTGCTATCGAGGGAACAAAGAATGTCATCAATGCTGCTGCGGACATGGGCATCAAGCGTGTGGTGTTTACTTCGTCTTATGGTGCTGCCCATATGAACCCTAACAGGAGATCAGATCAGACTCTTGATGAGACTTGTTGGAGTGACCTTGAGTTCTGCAAACAAACACAG aATTGGTACTGCTACGCGAAGACGGTGGCCGAGAagacggcgacggaggaggcgtcGAAGAGAGGTGTGCAGCtgttggtggtggtgccggCCGTCACCGTGGgggagatgctgcagccgacgCTGAACGCCAGCGTCTACAGGGTGGCCACCTACATGAGGGGCACCAAGAAGGCGTACCCGAACGCCGTCGCCGCGTACGTCGACGTGCGCGACGTCGCCCGCGCGCACGCGCTGGTGTACGAGCACCCCGACGCGCGTGGCCGCTACCTCTGCATCGGCAGCGTGCTGCACCGGTCCGAGTTTGTTCGCTTGCTTAGGGAGCTCTTCCCCCAGTACCCTATCACCACCAG GTGTGAGGACAACAGTAAGCCAATGGTGAAACCTTACCAATTCTCTGTACAAAGGCTGAAGGCTTTAGGCATGCGGTTCACTCCTTTGAAAGAGAGCTTGTACGAGACAGTGATAAGCCTACAGGACAAGGGTCACCTACCAGCAATCTCACACCGTTCAGCCCTGTGA
- the LOC127772618 gene encoding cinnamoyl-CoA reductase 1-like isoform X1, whose product MVTGGEQMVCVTGAGGFIGSWLVKELLHRGYAVRAAVRDPEGRKNAHLHALERAKRRLSLHRADVLDCNSLRAAFNLCDGVFHVASPVSDDPELLPTAIEGTKNVINAAADMGIKRVVFTSSYGAAHMNPNRRSDQTLDETCWSDLEFCKQTQNWYCYAKTVAEKTATEEASKRGVQLLVVVPAVTVGEMLQPTLNASVYRVATYMRGTKKAYPNAVAAYVDVRDVARAHALVYEHPDARGRYLCIGSVLHRSEFVRLLRELFPQYPITTRCEDNSKPMVKPYQFSVQRLEALGMQFTPLKESLYKTVISLQDKGHLPAISPRSAL is encoded by the exons atggtcaccggcggcgagcagatGGTGTGCGTGACCGGCGCCGGTGGCTTCATCGGGTCGTGGCTGGTGAAGGAGCTCCTCCACCGCGGATACGCCGTGAGGGCAGCCGTGAGAGACCCTG AGGGCAGAAAGAATGCTCATTTGCATGCTCTGGAGAGAGCTAAAAGAAGGTTGTCCCTCCACAGAGCTGATGTGTTGGACTGCAACAGCCTTCGTGCTGCGTTCAACTTATGCGATGGTGTTTTCCACGTGGCATCACCAGTCTCAGATGACCCT GAACTTCTGCCAACTGCTATCGAGGGAACAAAGAATGTCATCAATGCTGCTGCGGACATGGGCATCAAGCGTGTGGTGTTTACTTCGTCTTATGGTGCTGCCCATATGAACCCTAACAGGAGATCAGATCAGACTCTTGATGAGACTTGTTGGAGTGACCTTGAGTTCTGCAAACAAACACAG aATTGGTACTGCTACGCGAAGACGGTGGCCGAGAagacggcgacggaggaggcgtcGAAGAGAGGTGTGCAGCtgttggtggtggtgccggCCGTCACCGTGGgggagatgctgcagccgacgCTGAACGCCAGCGTCTACAGGGTGGCCACCTACATGAGGGGCACCAAGAAGGCGTACCCGAACGCCGTCGCCGCGTACGTCGACGTGCGCGACGTCGCCCGCGCGCACGCGCTGGTGTACGAGCACCCCGACGCGCGTGGCCGCTACCTCTGCATCGGCAGCGTGCTGCACCGGTCCGAGTTTGTTCGCTTGCTTAGGGAGCTCTTCCCCCAGTACCCTATCACCACCAG GTGTGAGGACAACAGTAAGCCAATGGTGAAACCTTACCAATTCTCTGTACAAAGGCTGGAGGCTTTAGGCATGCAGTTCACTCCTTTGAAAGAGAGCTTGTACAAGACAGTGATAAGCTTACAGGACAAGGGTCACCTACCAGCAATCTCACCTCGTTCAGCCCTGTGA